Proteins from a single region of Chryseobacterium sp. T16E-39:
- a CDS encoding response regulator transcription factor yields MKKTIVIVDDHVLIAKALEGIIDNFKDFEVIYVCENGKDMIQKFENNSKIPDIILLDISMPIMDGFETVLWLKENHPDIKVMALSMQGDDKSVIKMIKNGAKGYLLKNTHPKDLETALVKLNTEGFFYPEWASRIIFSNLNSEKEAKDSVRISDREKEFLKYTVTELSYKEIADKMCCSPRTVESYRDQLCEKLDLKTRVGLAVFAMKNGFD; encoded by the coding sequence ATGAAAAAGACAATTGTTATCGTAGACGACCACGTCCTAATCGCAAAAGCGCTGGAGGGCATCATAGATAATTTTAAAGATTTTGAAGTAATTTACGTCTGTGAAAATGGAAAGGATATGATCCAGAAATTCGAAAATAACAGTAAAATTCCTGATATTATATTATTGGACATTAGTATGCCTATTATGGATGGTTTCGAAACTGTTCTTTGGCTTAAGGAAAACCATCCTGATATTAAGGTGATGGCTTTGAGCATGCAGGGAGATGATAAAAGTGTAATTAAAATGATCAAAAACGGAGCAAAAGGCTATCTTTTAAAAAACACGCATCCAAAAGATCTTGAAACAGCCCTTGTAAAGTTAAATACGGAAGGTTTCTTTTATCCTGAATGGGCATCCCGCATTATATTTTCTAACTTAAATAGCGAAAAAGAAGCCAAGGACAGTGTCAGGATTTCTGACCGTGAAAAGGAGTTTTTAAAATATACTGTAACTGAACTCAGTTATAAAGAGATTGCAGACAAGATGTGCTGCAGCCCAAGAACAGTGGAAAGTTACAGGGATCAGCTTTGTGAAAAGTTAGATCTAAAAACCCGGGTAGGCCTGGCCGTTTTCGCAATGAAAAATGGATTCGATTAA
- a CDS encoding sensor histidine kinase translates to MGKTELLITIILFNIFFVLFVAAVMVYIRKYKQRKKEYLIEIEIKNEIHQKELLATQLEIQQATMQQIGRELHDNIGQKLTLVSLYTQQLLYENKVSEVNERIEQVSQIINQSLQDLRSLSKTLTDDNINQKEIVTLIQEEVDNTNAFKRCNVSFTYNFNQLDLGFVHKNVLLRITQEFIQNSIKHAKCKNILINLNTSDEVLWELNIKDDGIGFDRSNIRSNGIGLTNMKNRAEIIGADFTLESLKNKGTTVNITLKKQP, encoded by the coding sequence ATGGGGAAAACAGAGCTCTTAATAACCATTATTTTATTCAATATATTCTTTGTACTGTTTGTAGCAGCCGTAATGGTTTACATCAGAAAATATAAACAACGAAAAAAAGAGTATTTGATTGAAATTGAAATAAAAAATGAAATTCATCAAAAAGAACTTCTGGCTACACAATTGGAAATTCAGCAGGCAACCATGCAGCAGATTGGACGTGAGCTCCATGATAATATCGGACAAAAATTAACATTGGTAAGTCTCTATACTCAACAACTTCTTTACGAAAATAAGGTTTCTGAAGTAAACGAGCGAATAGAACAAGTTTCACAGATTATCAACCAGTCTTTACAGGATTTAAGGAGTCTTTCGAAAACACTGACTGATGACAATATCAACCAAAAGGAAATTGTAACTTTAATCCAGGAAGAAGTAGACAATACCAATGCTTTCAAAAGATGCAATGTAAGCTTCACTTATAATTTCAATCAACTTGATTTAGGGTTTGTCCATAAAAATGTACTCCTGCGGATTACCCAGGAATTTATTCAAAACAGCATCAAGCATGCTAAGTGCAAGAATATTCTGATCAACCTAAACACATCTGATGAAGTTCTTTGGGAGCTAAATATTAAAGATGACGGTATTGGATTTGACAGGTCCAATATAAGATCGAATGGAATAGGATTAACAAATATGAAAAACAGAGCCGAAATCATTGGAGCAGATTTCACCCTGGAAAGTTTAAAAAACAAAGGGACTACCGTTAATATCACTTTAAAAAAACAGCCATGA
- the clpB gene encoding ATP-dependent chaperone ClpB: protein MNLNQYTVKSQEAIQAAQQVAMELGNQSIEPQHLLEGIFQVDENISPFLLKKSEADATLVRERNRENLERLPKVQGGNIYLSQSANKVLLDAPNIAKKMGDEFVTIEHLWLSLLDTSSEVSKMLKDMGVTKSLLEGAIKELRKGSKANSASSEETYQALNKYAKNFNELAAEGKLDPVIGRDEEIRRVLQILSRRTKNNPILIGEPGVGKTAIAEGIAHRIISGDIPENLMDKTLYSLDMGALIAGAKYKGEFEERLKSVVNEVIKSDGQIILFIDEIHTLVGAGGGEGAMDAANILKPALARGELRAIGATTLNEYQKYFEKDKALERRFQKVMVEEPDTESAISILRGIKDKYEAHHKVRIKDEAIIAAVEMSQRYISDRFLPDKAIDLIDEASAKLRMEINSKPEELDVLDRKLMQMEIELAAISREGNQTKIDHLKEDISKISEQRNEINAKWLKEKQKSEDLTQIKKDIESLKLEAERASRAGDYAKVAEIQYGKIKEKEDALQKLELEMQNHQNELIKEEVTSENISEVIGKWTGIPVTKLLQSEREKLLHLETELHHRVVGQDEAIQAVADAIRRNRAGLSDEKKPIGSFLFLGTTGVGKTELAKALAEFLFDDENNMTRIDMSEYQERHSVSRLVGAPPGYVGYDEGGQLTEAVRRRPYSVVLLDEIEKAHPDVFNTLLQVLDDGRLTDNKGRVVNFKNSIIIMTSNLGSHLIQENFENITEENQDQIVDKTKDEVFDLLKQTLRPEFLNRIDEIVLFQPLRKKEIGKIVQYQLRGFNDMLAKRNIIMTATQDAVDYLMNKGYDPAFGARPLKRVIQQEVLNKLSREILAGTVNDGDRITLDYFDETGLVFRPAEK from the coding sequence ATGAACTTAAATCAATATACTGTAAAATCACAAGAAGCCATCCAGGCAGCACAACAAGTTGCTATGGAATTAGGCAATCAAAGCATAGAACCACAACATCTTTTGGAAGGTATTTTCCAGGTAGATGAAAACATTTCACCATTTTTACTGAAAAAGTCTGAAGCAGACGCCACCCTAGTAAGAGAACGTAACCGGGAAAACCTGGAAAGACTTCCCAAAGTTCAGGGGGGCAATATATACCTATCACAATCTGCCAATAAAGTTTTATTGGATGCACCCAATATCGCAAAAAAGATGGGTGATGAATTTGTGACCATTGAGCATTTATGGTTATCTCTTTTAGATACATCTTCGGAGGTTTCTAAAATGTTAAAAGATATGGGTGTAACCAAAAGCCTGTTGGAAGGAGCTATAAAAGAATTAAGAAAAGGAAGCAAGGCAAACTCTGCAAGTTCAGAGGAGACTTATCAAGCCTTAAACAAATATGCTAAAAACTTTAATGAATTAGCAGCCGAAGGAAAATTGGATCCGGTAATCGGACGTGATGAAGAGATCCGTCGTGTATTACAAATCCTTTCGAGAAGAACTAAAAATAATCCGATCCTTATAGGTGAGCCGGGGGTTGGTAAGACAGCTATCGCAGAAGGAATTGCTCATCGTATTATTTCCGGCGATATTCCTGAAAACCTAATGGATAAAACATTGTATTCATTGGATATGGGAGCACTGATCGCGGGTGCAAAATATAAAGGAGAATTTGAAGAACGTTTAAAATCAGTAGTTAATGAGGTGATTAAGTCCGACGGACAGATCATTCTTTTCATCGATGAGATCCATACTTTGGTAGGAGCAGGAGGTGGAGAGGGCGCTATGGATGCCGCTAATATCCTTAAACCTGCATTGGCAAGAGGAGAATTAAGAGCAATCGGAGCAACTACATTAAATGAGTATCAAAAATATTTTGAAAAAGATAAGGCTCTTGAAAGACGTTTCCAAAAAGTAATGGTGGAAGAGCCAGATACAGAATCTGCAATTTCTATTCTCAGGGGTATTAAGGACAAATATGAAGCGCATCATAAAGTAAGAATCAAAGACGAAGCAATTATCGCTGCCGTTGAAATGTCTCAGAGATATATCTCAGACCGATTTTTACCGGATAAAGCCATCGACCTTATTGACGAAGCATCCGCAAAATTGAGAATGGAGATCAATTCCAAACCGGAAGAACTGGATGTTCTGGATAGAAAGCTGATGCAGATGGAAATCGAATTGGCTGCGATTTCAAGAGAAGGTAACCAAACTAAAATAGACCATTTAAAAGAAGATATCTCAAAAATTTCTGAACAAAGAAATGAGATCAACGCAAAATGGTTGAAAGAAAAACAAAAAAGCGAAGATCTTACGCAGATCAAAAAAGACATAGAATCTTTAAAGCTAGAGGCTGAAAGAGCTTCCAGAGCCGGAGATTATGCTAAAGTAGCAGAAATCCAGTATGGAAAAATAAAAGAGAAAGAGGATGCTTTGCAGAAACTTGAATTGGAAATGCAAAATCATCAGAATGAGCTGATCAAAGAGGAAGTAACATCAGAAAATATCTCAGAAGTCATTGGAAAATGGACAGGAATTCCGGTTACTAAACTTTTACAGTCTGAAAGAGAAAAATTATTACATCTTGAAACAGAACTTCATCATAGAGTTGTTGGTCAGGACGAAGCTATACAAGCTGTCGCAGATGCGATCAGAAGAAACAGGGCTGGGTTAAGTGACGAGAAAAAGCCAATCGGTTCATTTCTTTTCCTGGGAACAACCGGAGTAGGTAAAACGGAATTAGCCAAAGCATTGGCTGAGTTTCTATTCGACGATGAAAATAATATGACCAGAATTGATATGAGTGAATATCAGGAACGTCACTCTGTCTCAAGATTGGTAGGTGCCCCTCCGGGATATGTAGGATATGATGAAGGTGGACAGCTGACAGAAGCTGTAAGAAGAAGACCTTATTCAGTTGTTCTTTTGGATGAAATTGAAAAAGCACATCCAGACGTTTTCAATACCCTGTTGCAGGTTCTTGATGATGGCCGTTTAACGGATAATAAAGGACGTGTTGTCAATTTTAAAAATTCAATCATCATTATGACCTCGAATTTAGGTTCACACTTAATTCAGGAGAATTTTGAAAATATCACTGAAGAGAATCAGGACCAGATCGTAGATAAAACAAAAGATGAAGTTTTTGATTTATTGAAACAAACTTTACGTCCGGAATTCTTAAACAGAATTGATGAGATCGTATTGTTCCAGCCATTGAGGAAAAAAGAAATTGGAAAAATCGTTCAGTATCAATTGAGAGGTTTCAATGATATGCTCGCTAAACGAAACATTATCATGACAGCTACTCAGGATGCCGTAGATTATCTGATGAATAAAGGATATGATCCTGCTTTTGGAGCGAGACCTTTAAAAAGGGTAATTCAACAGGAAGTTCTAAATAAACTGTCAAGAGAAATTCTGGCAGGAACTGTAAATGATGGTGATAGAATCACTTTAGATTATTTCGATGAAACAGGACTGGTTTTCAGACCAGCAGAAAAATAA
- a CDS encoding TetR/AcrR family transcriptional regulator, with the protein MDQKSYFCILLMELKEKQRKILDEAVQLFKEKGYMGSSVRDLATQLNIKAASLYAHIRSKEEILEWICFGIAQDFFIELQEVQNTDIDPKDKLNLFIDKHLSVVLKNPDVTHIYSNEWKHLEERLPEFVELRKKYQQEVEQLISAIYKAENWELKSSVFTTRFILHTLNNSYFWFKRNTESTTEITDEIRNKILFGLLGNQKSN; encoded by the coding sequence TTGGATCAAAAAAGTTACTTTTGTATTTTACTGATGGAACTTAAAGAAAAACAAAGAAAAATTTTAGACGAGGCCGTTCAGCTTTTCAAAGAGAAAGGTTATATGGGCAGCTCTGTGAGAGACTTAGCAACCCAGTTGAATATAAAGGCAGCTTCCCTGTATGCCCACATTCGGTCAAAAGAAGAGATTCTTGAGTGGATCTGCTTTGGAATTGCACAGGATTTCTTTATAGAACTTCAGGAAGTACAGAACACAGATATTGATCCAAAAGATAAGCTCAATTTGTTTATTGACAAACATTTATCGGTTGTTCTTAAAAATCCCGATGTTACCCATATTTATTCTAATGAATGGAAGCACCTTGAAGAAAGACTTCCTGAATTTGTGGAATTGAGAAAGAAGTATCAGCAAGAAGTTGAGCAATTAATTTCAGCCATTTATAAAGCTGAAAACTGGGAATTAAAATCATCTGTTTTTACAACGAGATTCATTCTTCATACTTTAAATAACTCTTATTTCTGGTTCAAAAGAAATACAGAATCTACCACAGAAATTACCGACGAGATCAGAAATAAAATACTGTTCGGGCTTTTGGGTAATCAAAAAAGTAATTAA
- a CDS encoding phenylacetate--CoA ligase family protein, with product MDFEVEYLKLDQLRQLQSERLVNLVNYLEDKSDFYKRKFDEVGVNSKEIRSIADVTKLPITYKQDLRDNYPFGLFTVPKHELQRIHCSSGTTGKPTVVGYTKEDVDLFSEVVARSLNAAGAKPGMQLHNAYGYGIFTGGLGLHYGAEKLGMSVLPISGGMTTRQVDLIMDFKPEVICCSPSYALTIADEFSKRGISADEISLKYAVLGSEPWTEIIRHHIEERLGVHATNIYGLSEIIGPGVSMEDFEEKGGSYIWEDHFYPEILDPVTKEPVPFGEEGVLVITTLTKKAMPLLRYWTNDITSLYYDENGKRGMVKMRPLLGRADDMLIVRGVNVYPSQIEEAFSHVEGVVPNYYLTPIEKEQMCVALDIDLEIDDDFVKSQQLEINTDDYLIFVGNFGKNIENEIKKRVGITTKVKIHTQDSLPKCEGGKINRILKKK from the coding sequence ATGGATTTTGAAGTTGAATATTTGAAGCTTGACCAGTTGAGACAGCTCCAGTCCGAGAGATTGGTGAATTTGGTCAATTATCTTGAGGATAAATCGGATTTTTATAAAAGGAAATTTGATGAAGTAGGAGTAAACTCTAAGGAGATAAGGTCAATTGCAGATGTCACAAAGCTACCCATTACGTACAAACAGGATTTAAGAGATAATTATCCGTTCGGATTATTTACGGTTCCAAAGCATGAACTTCAACGAATTCATTGCTCAAGTGGAACTACTGGAAAGCCAACTGTTGTAGGATATACTAAAGAAGATGTGGATCTCTTCAGTGAAGTGGTTGCAAGATCATTGAACGCAGCAGGCGCAAAACCGGGAATGCAATTGCATAATGCTTACGGATATGGGATCTTTACAGGTGGATTAGGACTTCATTATGGAGCTGAAAAGTTAGGGATGAGTGTTCTTCCCATTTCGGGAGGGATGACAACAAGACAAGTCGATCTCATTATGGATTTTAAACCCGAAGTGATTTGTTGTTCGCCATCTTATGCACTGACAATTGCTGATGAATTTTCTAAACGGGGGATTTCAGCAGATGAGATTAGTTTAAAATATGCCGTTCTGGGTTCTGAACCCTGGACGGAGATTATAAGACACCATATTGAAGAAAGACTAGGTGTTCATGCAACGAATATCTACGGTTTAAGTGAAATTATCGGACCGGGAGTGTCGATGGAAGATTTTGAAGAGAAAGGAGGATCTTACATTTGGGAAGACCACTTTTATCCGGAAATTTTAGATCCCGTTACAAAAGAACCGGTTCCTTTTGGAGAGGAAGGAGTTTTAGTCATTACTACCTTAACGAAAAAAGCAATGCCTCTTTTAAGATATTGGACGAATGATATTACAAGTCTTTATTATGATGAGAATGGAAAAAGAGGAATGGTGAAAATGAGACCCCTTCTGGGAAGAGCAGATGATATGCTGATTGTAAGAGGAGTGAATGTTTATCCAAGCCAGATCGAAGAAGCTTTTTCACACGTAGAAGGAGTAGTTCCCAACTATTATCTCACGCCCATTGAAAAAGAACAGATGTGTGTAGCCTTGGATATTGATCTCGAAATAGATGATGATTTTGTTAAATCTCAACAACTTGAAATAAATACCGATGATTATCTTATTTTTGTCGGGAACTTTGGAAAAAATATAGAAAACGAAATAAAGAAAAGAGTAGGGATAACCACGAAGGTTAAAATTCATACTCAGGACAGCTTGCCGAAATGCGAGGGTGGAAAAATTAATAGAATACTTAAGAAAAAATGA
- a CDS encoding 2Fe-2S iron-sulfur cluster-binding protein: MNSFYKLKTVKVQKDTDEAVNVAVEIPDELKDKFRFKQGQYLNFRMMIDGNEERRSYSICNAPSEKSNTLEVLVKLLEGGKVSGYFNEHLHMDELLEVMPPMGGFNTSYHPTNTKTYVGLAAGSGISPVLSNIKESLYQEPDSKAYLFYSNRSMNHVMKKGEIDKLVEHFKGRLNVVYLVSREKHEDPIFEGRISPEKLDHLFERYTDIDVKESTFFICGPAEMIKGISDYLKKEKKVPAIQVLFEYFTAPDDENSEEMSDEFKAIANIESMVTVIIDDDEYSFHLNSKKESILDKALKDNLPVPFACKGGVCCTCKAEVLEGEVFMEKNFALTEDEVARGFVLTCQCHPTTNVVMLNYDV; encoded by the coding sequence ATGAATTCATTTTATAAACTAAAAACTGTAAAAGTTCAGAAAGATACTGATGAAGCTGTAAATGTTGCAGTGGAAATTCCTGATGAGCTAAAAGATAAATTCAGGTTTAAGCAGGGACAATACCTTAACTTCCGAATGATGATCGACGGAAACGAGGAGAGACGTTCTTATTCTATCTGTAATGCTCCAAGTGAAAAAAGCAATACATTAGAAGTATTGGTAAAACTTTTAGAAGGAGGAAAAGTTTCTGGATATTTTAATGAGCATCTTCATATGGATGAACTCTTGGAGGTGATGCCACCAATGGGAGGATTCAATACAAGCTATCACCCAACGAATACCAAAACATATGTTGGTTTAGCGGCAGGAAGTGGAATAAGTCCGGTTCTTTCCAATATTAAAGAAAGCCTTTATCAGGAACCTGACAGCAAAGCTTACCTGTTCTATAGCAACAGAAGCATGAATCATGTTATGAAAAAAGGTGAAATCGATAAACTGGTTGAGCATTTCAAAGGAAGGCTAAACGTTGTTTATCTGGTAAGCCGTGAAAAACATGAAGATCCTATTTTTGAAGGTAGAATTTCTCCTGAAAAATTAGATCATTTATTTGAAAGATATACGGACATCGATGTAAAAGAATCTACCTTTTTCATTTGTGGACCTGCCGAGATGATCAAAGGAATTTCTGATTATCTAAAGAAGGAGAAAAAAGTACCTGCTATTCAGGTTTTATTTGAATACTTTACGGCTCCGGATGATGAAAATTCTGAGGAAATGAGCGATGAATTCAAAGCTATTGCCAATATTGAAAGTATGGTAACGGTAATTATTGATGATGATGAATATTCGTTCCACCTTAATTCTAAAAAAGAGAGTATCTTAGATAAAGCATTGAAAGACAATCTTCCTGTACCGTTTGCTTGTAAAGGAGGAGTGTGCTGTACGTGTAAGGCAGAGGTTCTGGAAGGAGAAGTTTTCATGGAGAAAAACTTTGCGCTTACCGAAGACGAGGTAGCAAGAGGATTTGTTCTTACTTGCCAATGTCACCCAACTACCAATGTGGTGATGCTTAATTACGACGTTTAA
- the paaA gene encoding 1,2-phenylacetyl-CoA epoxidase subunit PaaA: MDLEKFVQYVHEENKVEPKDVMPDDYRKLLVRQISQHAHSEIVGMLPEANWISRAPSLRRKMALLAKVQDEAGHGLYLYSATETLGNGTIRADRDATYDDMLEGKAKYSSIFNYPTLSWADIGAIGWLVDGAAIMNQVMLMGNSYGPYSRAMVKICKEESFHQRQGYEILMALCRGTKQQKEMAQASLNRFWWPALMMFGPNDDSSPNSKISMNYRVKRESNDSLRQRFIDVTVSQAEFLGLTVPDKDLKWNEERGHYDFGELPWDEFMTILKGNGPCNKKRLQTKVKAQQENLWVKEAAAAFAEKQGKEVI, from the coding sequence ATGGACTTAGAAAAATTTGTTCAATACGTTCACGAAGAAAATAAAGTAGAACCAAAAGATGTGATGCCTGATGATTACAGAAAACTATTGGTTCGTCAGATATCACAGCATGCCCATTCTGAAATTGTGGGAATGTTACCGGAAGCTAACTGGATCTCCAGAGCTCCTTCATTGAGAAGAAAAATGGCTTTGTTGGCTAAAGTTCAGGATGAAGCAGGACATGGTTTGTACTTGTATTCTGCTACCGAAACTTTAGGAAACGGAACGATCAGAGCTGATAGAGATGCTACATATGATGATATGCTTGAAGGGAAAGCGAAATATTCAAGTATTTTCAACTACCCTACATTAAGCTGGGCAGATATCGGAGCAATCGGCTGGTTGGTAGATGGTGCTGCTATTATGAATCAGGTAATGCTAATGGGGAATTCCTATGGTCCTTATTCCAGAGCAATGGTGAAGATCTGTAAAGAAGAATCTTTTCACCAAAGACAAGGGTACGAAATCCTGATGGCTCTTTGCCGTGGAACGAAACAACAGAAAGAAATGGCTCAGGCTTCGTTAAATCGTTTCTGGTGGCCAGCTCTAATGATGTTTGGACCTAATGATGACAGCTCACCCAACTCTAAAATTTCAATGAACTATAGAGTAAAGCGCGAGAGTAACGACAGTCTTCGTCAGAGATTTATTGACGTTACCGTTTCTCAGGCTGAATTCTTAGGATTAACGGTTCCGGATAAAGACTTGAAATGGAATGAAGAAAGAGGTCATTATGATTTCGGAGAGCTTCCATGGGATGAGTTCATGACCATTTTAAAAGGAAACGGGCCTTGTAATAAGAAAAGATTACAGACAAAAGTAAAAGCGCAGCAGGAAAACCTTTGGGTAAAAGAAGCGGCGGCAGCTTTTGCAGAGAAACAAGGAAAAGAAGTAATATAG
- the paaB gene encoding 1,2-phenylacetyl-CoA epoxidase subunit PaaB, with the protein MSQLDMWEVFIQTKPGLSHKHAGIVQAPTAEMALQNARDVYTRRKEGTSVWVVPSKYIVTSEGVDQESFFDPADDKLYRHPTFYEIPNDVKNM; encoded by the coding sequence ATGAGTCAATTAGATATGTGGGAAGTGTTTATTCAGACTAAACCAGGTTTATCTCACAAACACGCCGGAATAGTACAGGCACCAACAGCAGAAATGGCTTTGCAGAATGCAAGGGACGTTTATACAAGAAGAAAAGAAGGAACTTCAGTTTGGGTTGTTCCAAGCAAATATATAGTGACTTCAGAAGGGGTAGATCAGGAATCTTTCTTTGATCCTGCAGACGACAAGCTATACCGTCACCCGACTTTCTATGAGATTCCTAATGATGTAAAAAACATGTAA
- the paaC gene encoding 1,2-phenylacetyl-CoA epoxidase subunit PaaC, with protein sequence MNPLYNYLLKLADDSFIMGQRLSAWCGEGPYLEEDIALTNIALDELGQANNFYVYASRVIDNGKSEDDLAFLRYEHEYLNAHLTELPNEDYAQTILKVYIFSVYQKLMYEALSNSTDEELSAIAQKSFKEVRYHYTHAASWMKIFAQGTEESKTRLVKAIENIWEYTKGLFAKTEGEDDLIALNIVPDTDNLYEQFIAITEKDFADFGLDYPKDHFMQPKSRTGYHTEYFGFILCELQYMQRAYPGCTW encoded by the coding sequence ATGAACCCATTATATAATTATTTATTAAAACTAGCAGACGACAGTTTCATTATGGGACAGCGTTTGTCTGCGTGGTGCGGTGAAGGTCCTTATTTGGAGGAAGATATTGCATTAACAAACATCGCATTGGATGAACTTGGACAGGCCAATAACTTTTACGTTTATGCTTCAAGAGTGATCGATAACGGTAAGAGTGAAGATGATCTGGCGTTTTTAAGATATGAACATGAATATCTGAATGCGCATCTTACAGAACTTCCCAATGAAGACTATGCACAGACAATTCTTAAAGTGTATATTTTTTCTGTGTATCAGAAACTGATGTATGAAGCATTGTCAAACTCTACAGATGAAGAACTTTCAGCGATTGCTCAGAAATCTTTTAAAGAAGTCAGATATCATTACACTCATGCTGCATCGTGGATGAAAATTTTTGCCCAGGGGACAGAAGAAAGTAAAACCCGATTGGTTAAAGCAATTGAAAATATCTGGGAATATACAAAAGGATTATTTGCGAAAACAGAAGGTGAGGATGATTTAATAGCTCTGAATATCGTTCCTGATACTGATAATCTTTACGAGCAATTTATAGCGATTACAGAAAAGGATTTTGCTGATTTTGGATTAGACTACCCGAAAGATCATTTCATGCAGCCAAAATCAAGAACCGGATATCATACTGAATATTTTGGATTTATTCTTTGTGAATTACAATATATGCAGAGAGCTTATCCGGGATGTACCTGGTAA
- the paaD gene encoding 1,2-phenylacetyl-CoA epoxidase subunit PaaD has protein sequence MKNPLEILEMVPDPEIPVINIVELGIVREAKVTSENSVEVTITPTYSACPAMFTIEEDIMKIMKENGWDAKVVTKMFPIWTTDWLTDEAREKLRVYGITPPEKGADEHHIGKPKKCPRCGSMNSKQISRFGSTLCKASYQCLDCLEPFDYFKCH, from the coding sequence ATGAAAAATCCTTTAGAAATATTAGAAATGGTTCCAGATCCGGAAATTCCGGTAATTAATATTGTGGAACTGGGTATTGTAAGAGAAGCGAAGGTTACCAGTGAGAATTCTGTTGAGGTAACAATTACGCCTACTTATTCTGCCTGCCCTGCTATGTTTACCATTGAAGAAGATATCATGAAGATCATGAAGGAAAACGGCTGGGATGCAAAAGTAGTGACTAAAATGTTTCCGATTTGGACAACAGATTGGTTGACAGATGAAGCAAGAGAAAAACTTCGTGTTTATGGAATTACACCTCCCGAAAAAGGAGCAGATGAACATCATATTGGGAAACCTAAAAAGTGTCCACGCTGTGGTTCGATGAATTCAAAACAGATAAGCAGATTCGGATCTACATTATGTAAGGCTTCCTATCAATGCTTAGACTGTTTAGAGCCATTTGACTATTTTAAATGTCATTGA
- a CDS encoding enoyl-CoA hydratase/isomerase family protein, with protein sequence MYTQLDIETHFDGKLKIAYLNQPETMNALTKPSLSDLKDFISDCNNDDTVRCVAISGRGRAFCSGQNLDDAFVQGNEHHDNDIIRKIVVDYYNPLVTEVTHCRKPVIALVNGPAVGAGAMLALICDFVLAVDKSYFAQAFSNIGLIPDTGGTYFLPKLLGRQLANYLAFTGKRLSAEESKAHGLVAEVFTEEEFVPKSMEILEKMANMPTAALKLTKKAFAQSYTNTLKEQLELEGDLQQEAAETEDFIEGVNAFLQKRKPDYKGR encoded by the coding sequence ATGTATACACAACTTGATATTGAAACACATTTTGACGGAAAACTCAAAATCGCTTACCTGAATCAACCAGAAACGATGAATGCTCTTACAAAGCCATCTTTATCAGATTTAAAAGATTTTATTAGTGATTGTAATAATGATGATACGGTAAGATGTGTGGCAATTTCCGGAAGAGGAAGAGCATTCTGCTCAGGTCAGAATTTAGATGATGCTTTCGTACAGGGTAACGAACATCATGATAACGATATCATAAGAAAAATTGTCGTAGACTATTACAATCCTTTGGTTACAGAAGTGACACATTGCAGAAAACCTGTTATTGCACTGGTAAATGGCCCTGCAGTGGGAGCTGGTGCTATGTTAGCACTTATTTGTGACTTTGTTTTAGCTGTTGATAAATCTTATTTTGCTCAGGCATTTTCAAATATAGGATTGATTCCAGATACTGGAGGAACTTACTTCTTACCTAAATTATTAGGAAGACAGCTGGCTAATTACCTGGCATTTACAGGGAAAAGATTATCCGCGGAAGAATCAAAAGCCCATGGTTTGGTAGCAGAAGTTTTCACAGAAGAAGAGTTTGTTCCAAAATCTATGGAAATATTAGAAAAGATGGCCAATATGCCAACTGCTGCCCTAAAACTAACTAAAAAAGCTTTCGCTCAATCATATACCAACACACTAAAAGAACAACTTGAGCTAGAAGGTGATCTACAACAGGAAGCTGCTGAAACAGAAGACTTCATCGAAGGAGTAAATGCCTTTTTACAAAAAAGAAAACCTGATTATAAAGGAAGATAA